Proteins from a single region of Symphalangus syndactylus isolate Jambi chromosome 12, NHGRI_mSymSyn1-v2.1_pri, whole genome shotgun sequence:
- the ZBTB8A gene encoding zinc finger and BTB domain-containing protein 8A isoform X1, protein MEISSHQSHLLQQLNEQRRQDVFCDCSILVEGKVFKAHRNVLFASSGYFKMLLSQNSKETSQPTTATFQAFSPDTFTVILDFVYSGKLSLTGQNVIEVMSAASFLQMTDVISVCKTFIKSSLDISEKEKDRYFSLSDKDANSNGVERSSFYSGGWQEGSSSPHSHLSPEQGTGIISGKSWNKYNYHPASQKNTQQPLAKHEPRKESIKKTKHLRLSQPSEVTHYKSSKREVRTSDSSSHVSQSEEQAPIDAEMDSTPVGYQYGQGSDVTSKSFPDDLPRMRFKCPYCTHVVKRKADLKRHLRCHTGERPYPCQACGKRFSRLDHLSSHFRTIHQACKLICRKCKRHVTDLTGQVVQEGTRRYRLCNECLAEFGIDSLPIDLEAEQHLMSPSDGDKDSRWHLSEDENRSYVEIVEDGSADLVIQQVDDSEEEEEKEIKPNIR, encoded by the exons ATGGAGATCTCCTCTCATCAGTCTCACCTCCTGCAGCAACTGAATGAGCAGCGTCGGCAAGATGTATTTTGTGACTGCAGTATTCTAGTTGAAGGGAAGGTCTTCAAAGCACATCGAAATGTATTATTCGCTAGTAGCGGCTACTTTAAAATGCTTCTTTCTCAGAATTCAAAGGAGACAAGTCAGCCAACCACAGCCACATTTCAGGCTTTCTCCCCTGATACTTTTACAGTTATCTTGGATTTCGTATATTCTGGCAAACTGTCTCTTACTGGTCAGAATGTCATAGAAGTGATGTCGGCTGCTAGCTTCCTTCAGATGACTGACGTCATAAGTGTGTGTAAGACTTTTATTAAGTCTTCCTTAGACAttagtgagaaagaaaaagaccgCTATTTCAGTCTCTCAGATAAAGATGCCAATTCTAATGGTGTAGAACGTTCCTCTTTTTATAGTGGTGGCTGGCAAGAAGGAAGCagttctccacattctcacctaAGCCCAGAGCAAGGAACAGGTATAATAAGTGGAAAATCTTGGAATAAGTATAATTATCATCCAGCCTCCCAGAAGAATACTCAACAACCCTTGGCCAAGCATGAACCAAGGAAAGAGTCCATTAAAAAGACGAAACATTTGAGATTGTCACAGCCTTCTGAAGTTACTCATTATAAGTCAAGCAAACGAGAAGTGCGAACATCTGATTCTTCCAGCCATGTTTCCCAGTCTGAAGAACAAGCACCGATTGATGCCGAAATGGACTCTACTCCTGTTGGTTATCAGTACGGTCAAGGATCTGATGTCACATCCAAAAGTTTTCCAG ATGATCTGCCTCGGATGCGATTCAAGTGCCCGTACTGCACACATGTGGTGAAGCGGAAGGCAGACCTAAAGCGCCACCTTCGTTGTCATACAGGAGAAAGGCCCTATCCATGTCAGGCTTGCGGGAAAAGATTCAGCAGGCTAGACCATCTAAGTAGCCATTTTCGAACA ATTCACCAGGCATGTAAACTCATCTGCAGAAAATGTAAACGTCATGTGACAGATCTAACAGGGCAAGTGGTACAGGAGGGAACCAGGCGCTACAGACTGTGTAATGAGTGTCTTGCAGAATTTGGCATAGACAGCCTCCCCATTGACTTGGAAGCTGAACAACATCTTATGTCCCcatcagatggagataaggattCCAGATGGCACTTGAGTGAAGATGAGAATAGATCCTATGTGGAGATTGTAGAAGATGGGTCTGCTGATCTGGTCATCCAACAGGTTGATGAtagtgaagaagaagaagaaaaagaaattaagcccAACATTAGGTAG
- the ZBTB8A gene encoding zinc finger and BTB domain-containing protein 8A isoform X2, producing the protein MEISSHQSHLLQQLNEQRRQDVFCDCSILVEGKVFKAHRNVLFASSGYFKMLLSQNSKETSQPTTATFQAFSPDTFTVILDFVYSGKLSLTGQNVIEVMSAASFLQMTDVISVCKTFIKSSLDISEKEKDRYFSLSDKDANSNGVERSSFYSGGWQEGSSSPHSHLSPEQGTGIISGKSWNKYNYHPASQKNTQQPLAKHEPRKESIKKTKHLRLSQPSEVTHYKSSKREVRTSDSSSHVSQSEEQAPIDAEMDSTPVGYQYGQGSDVTSKSFPDDLPRMRFKCPYCTHVVKRKADLKRHLRCHTGERPYPCQACGKRFSRLDHLSSHFRTMEIRIPDGT; encoded by the exons ATGGAGATCTCCTCTCATCAGTCTCACCTCCTGCAGCAACTGAATGAGCAGCGTCGGCAAGATGTATTTTGTGACTGCAGTATTCTAGTTGAAGGGAAGGTCTTCAAAGCACATCGAAATGTATTATTCGCTAGTAGCGGCTACTTTAAAATGCTTCTTTCTCAGAATTCAAAGGAGACAAGTCAGCCAACCACAGCCACATTTCAGGCTTTCTCCCCTGATACTTTTACAGTTATCTTGGATTTCGTATATTCTGGCAAACTGTCTCTTACTGGTCAGAATGTCATAGAAGTGATGTCGGCTGCTAGCTTCCTTCAGATGACTGACGTCATAAGTGTGTGTAAGACTTTTATTAAGTCTTCCTTAGACAttagtgagaaagaaaaagaccgCTATTTCAGTCTCTCAGATAAAGATGCCAATTCTAATGGTGTAGAACGTTCCTCTTTTTATAGTGGTGGCTGGCAAGAAGGAAGCagttctccacattctcacctaAGCCCAGAGCAAGGAACAGGTATAATAAGTGGAAAATCTTGGAATAAGTATAATTATCATCCAGCCTCCCAGAAGAATACTCAACAACCCTTGGCCAAGCATGAACCAAGGAAAGAGTCCATTAAAAAGACGAAACATTTGAGATTGTCACAGCCTTCTGAAGTTACTCATTATAAGTCAAGCAAACGAGAAGTGCGAACATCTGATTCTTCCAGCCATGTTTCCCAGTCTGAAGAACAAGCACCGATTGATGCCGAAATGGACTCTACTCCTGTTGGTTATCAGTACGGTCAAGGATCTGATGTCACATCCAAAAGTTTTCCAG ATGATCTGCCTCGGATGCGATTCAAGTGCCCGTACTGCACACATGTGGTGAAGCGGAAGGCAGACCTAAAGCGCCACCTTCGTTGTCATACAGGAGAAAGGCCCTATCCATGTCAGGCTTGCGGGAAAAGATTCAGCAGGCTAGACCATCTAAGTAGCCATTTTCGAACA atggagataaggattCCAGATGGCACTTGA